Below is a genomic region from Henckelia pumila isolate YLH828 chromosome 3, ASM3356847v2, whole genome shotgun sequence.
TTTGGCCTAATCTtcctcttttgtttttttttttcattctaataatatctctcttttttttaaaaaaaaaagtcaaaaatCTATCCGTCTGTGTTTACACTTCCAGTTCCTTCTTTGTTGGCCCCCCCTTTTTGCGTGATCCTGGCTCCGCCCCTGAATACGATGTAGTATGTGCTTCTGTCATCACTACTACTCTCAGTGAGTTCACTGTTGGCACCCACATTCTGCCTTTGTGATGCACAATCATATCTTTCACTGTATACAAAGTTCCACCTTTGGCTTCATCCATTTGCTTCCACACTACCAACTGCTGGTTCGAAGCTTGGCCTGCTCGAATTCTATCAAGAAAACTCG
It encodes:
- the LOC140890093 gene encoding uncharacterized protein — translated: MRQRRWLKLVKDYECDIIYHPGKTNIVADTLSRKSATLSQLTTQQELIADFEILNLEVVELKETCTLAALTVVPSFLDRIRAGQASNQQLVVWKQMDEAKGGTLYTVKDMIVHHKGRMWVPTVNSLRVVVMTEAHTTSYSGAEPGSRKKGGPTKKELEV